The following are encoded together in the Timaviella obliquedivisa GSE-PSE-MK23-08B genome:
- a CDS encoding ribulose bisphosphate carboxylase small subunit: MVSGLAAPLNPWSRSLPKPKIDETAYVHSFSNIIGDVTIGANVMIAPGTSIRAELGNSFHLGTGTKVQDGVVIHGLQQGKVEGDDQSPYSVWVGRNTTITHMALIHGPAYVGNDCFIGFRSTVFNAHIGDGCVVMMHVLIQDVTLPPGKYVPSGSIITTQQQADRLPNVQAEDRQFATQVVGVNDALRSGYHCAENLACITPVRTQLEKALNGHSAPDASSPASDSSSSTSNFSQMQNTRLDPAVVERVRQLLSQGLKIGTEHADPRRFKINAWHSCTPSQSSREGDVLAGLEKCLSEHSGDYVRLFGIDTRLKQRVSELVIQRPGDAALGRVSAPPSSSSHTSSHNSYSAPKSYNHAPSGSGLAPEVIEKIRYFVSQGYKLGTEHADPRRFKINAWNSCSPIQASRESDAIAALQTCLAEHSGQYVRLFGIDTKTRSRVSEVVIQRPGGAPTSNGHAAPAYASPAPSNSYATGSGYGSSGSSSSSGSNGKSHLKPEVVSQVRQMVSQGYRIAAEYADKRRFQTSSWTSCPPIQGGDVVNALERCLAENSGAYVRVVGIDTKTKRRVSEIIVQRP, from the coding sequence GCTGCACCTCTAAATCCTTGGTCTAGAAGTCTTCCCAAACCCAAAATTGATGAAACTGCCTACGTGCACTCTTTCTCAAACATCATTGGGGACGTGACCATTGGTGCAAACGTCATGATTGCACCGGGAACTTCCATCCGTGCCGAGTTAGGGAACTCCTTTCATCTAGGCACCGGCACAAAGGTTCAAGATGGGGTAGTCATTCATGGGCTACAGCAAGGCAAGGTTGAAGGAGATGACCAAAGTCCTTATTCTGTTTGGGTTGGCAGAAATACCACGATTACCCACATGGCGCTGATTCATGGCCCCGCTTATGTGGGTAACGATTGTTTTATTGGCTTTCGATCGACTGTATTTAATGCTCATATCGGTGATGGCTGTGTGGTGATGATGCATGTCTTAATTCAAGATGTGACCCTTCCCCCAGGAAAATATGTTCCCTCTGGTTCCATCATCACAACTCAGCAACAAGCCGATCGCCTGCCCAACGTACAGGCAGAAGATCGTCAGTTTGCCACCCAAGTGGTAGGCGTTAACGATGCACTTAGGTCTGGCTATCACTGTGCTGAGAACCTAGCCTGCATCACTCCAGTTCGTACGCAGTTAGAAAAAGCGTTGAATGGGCACAGTGCCCCAGACGCTTCCAGTCCAGCCAGCGATTCCAGTTCCTCTACCTCTAATTTCAGTCAAATGCAAAATACTCGTTTAGATCCAGCAGTCGTAGAGCGTGTCCGTCAACTCCTTTCCCAAGGCTTAAAGATTGGTACTGAACATGCCGATCCGCGTCGTTTCAAAATCAATGCGTGGCATAGCTGCACGCCCAGTCAGTCTAGCCGTGAAGGAGATGTATTGGCTGGGCTAGAGAAATGTTTGTCAGAGCATAGTGGTGATTACGTTCGTTTGTTTGGAATTGATACTCGGTTAAAGCAGCGCGTCTCGGAGCTTGTCATTCAACGCCCTGGCGATGCCGCTCTAGGTCGGGTTTCTGCTCCTCCTAGTTCCTCTAGCCATACTTCCAGCCACAATAGTTACAGTGCGCCCAAAAGCTATAACCATGCGCCCAGTGGCTCTGGTTTGGCTCCTGAAGTCATTGAAAAAATCCGTTATTTTGTGTCTCAGGGTTACAAGTTAGGGACTGAGCACGCCGATCCACGTCGCTTCAAGATTAATGCTTGGAATAGCTGTTCACCCATTCAAGCCAGCCGTGAATCAGACGCGATCGCCGCTTTGCAAACTTGTCTGGCTGAGCATAGCGGTCAATATGTTCGCCTTTTTGGCATTGACACTAAAACCAGATCTCGTGTTTCTGAAGTCGTGATTCAGCGTCCCGGTGGCGCTCCTACTAGCAACGGTCATGCTGCACCTGCCTATGCATCTCCAGCCCCCAGCAATAGCTATGCTACTGGTAGTGGCTATGGTTCTAGCGGAAGTAGCAGTAGTTCTGGCAGCAACGGTAAGAGTCATCTTAAGCCTGAAGTTGTTTCCCAAGTTCGGCAAATGGTGTCTCAGGGCTATAGAATTGCCGCCGAGTACGCCGATAAGCGCCGTTTCCAAACGAGTTCT